The window CAGAATATCGGGCTGCTGTGCGCCAATCAGGAACAGTGGATTTTCCAGCAACACCTGCAGGGTTGGCACAAGGCGCTTCTGCGCAACCATATGTCGCCGCATCGGGTGATCAACGCCGCGCAGCCCGCCAGCTTCAGCACCGGCGCGCAACAGCTGCCGGAATTTTTGCTGGCCTGGCCGGAGCTGGACGCGCTGGTGTGCGCCTCGGACGAACTGGCCTGCGGCGCGCTGTATGAATGCCAGCGGCGGCGCATCAAGGTGCCGGACAATCTGGCGGTGGTGGGGTTCGGCAACAGCGAGTTCAGCCGAGTGTGCCAGCCGCCACTGACCACCATGACCATTCCGCATCGCGACATCGGCATTCAGGCCGGCCAGGCGCTGCTGGCGCGGCTGAACGAGCAACCCTGGCAACCGGCGGGCTCCCTGCCCGCCACGCTGTGCCGCCGCGACAGCTGCTGAATCCACAGCATAAAAAAAGCCGGTCGATGACCGGCTTTCTCACGCGTTGGCGTCTCAGTGGTTGTCGAGCGGCTTACCGTAATCCTGTTCGTTGTTGCGCGTCAGCCACAGCGACAGCGCCTTCAGCGAATCCGGGGTAAACTCGTCGCAGCGCGCGGTGATCTCTTCCGGCGTCAGCCAGCACACTTCAGCCACTTCTTCTTCCTGCAGCGCGAACGGGCCGTGCGATACGCAGCTGAACAGCGCCCCCCACACCCGGCACTGCTCTTCTTCGAAGTAGAACAGACCGTGTTCGGCGAAAGGCACGCCGGCGATGCCCAGCTCTTCTTCCGCCTCGCGGCGCGCCGAATCCAGTACGTTTTCACCGCTTTGCACTACGCCACCCGCCGTCGCGTCCAGCCAGCCCGGGTAGAAGTCCTTGATCTCGGTGCGACGCTGCACCAGAATTTTTCCCATCCCATCATGCACCACAATATAGGTAGCACGATGACGCAGCCGCTCCGCCCGCATCTGTTGACGACTGGATTGCGCAATCACCTCGTTTTGCTCGTCGACGATATCAACCCATTCGGTATCTGCAGCCTGACCCTGTTCCGCCATCCTCTAAAACCTTCTATTTTGGCGCGATGCATCCCGCGCGCTGGTTAATCAATGAGTGTTTTTCAAAGATTTTTATTGTGTGTGTATAAATTAGTGCGTTTAGCGTGTTAACGCCACCTCCGCGACGACCTTGCCGTCGTCGAGCGCCAGCACGCGCAAAGTGCCCCGATCCAACATGCCGTAACTGGCCGGAAAGCCCCCTTTCGGGATGCTGACCGAGCCTGGATTGAAGCAATAGATCTCACCCTGCCGCTCCGCCTGCGGCAGATGCGTATGGCCGTAGGCCAGGACGTCACCGCGGGATAACGGCGGCAGTGCCGAGGGATGATAAAGGTGACCGTGGGTCAAAAACAATCGTCTTTTTTGCAGTAAAACCTGTTGCCAGGGCGCCTCGATGGGAAACGTCAGCAGCATCTGATCGACCTCGCTGTCGCAATTGCCGCGAACGGCGATGATCTTGTCGCTATAGCGATTCAATCGTTCGGCAACCTGAGCGGGCTGATACCCGGCGGGCAGCGCGTTGCGCGGGCCGTGATTCAGCAAATCACCCAGAAGAATCAGCCAGTCGGCGCCGTGTTGTGCGAACAATTCCAGCACGCGTTCGGTAGCCGGCAGCGATCCGTGGATATCCGAGGCGAACATCAGCTTCATAACCTTGTCCTATAGAGGGAAATAAGCGCCATTTTACCGCGCCGGCGCCGTGCGGCAAACCGCCGCCCGCCCCGGTGGAGAATTGTGATCCAA of the Serratia marcescens subsp. marcescens ATCC 13880 genome contains:
- the yfcD gene encoding NUDIX hydrolase YfcD, giving the protein MAEQGQAADTEWVDIVDEQNEVIAQSSRQQMRAERLRHRATYIVVHDGMGKILVQRRTEIKDFYPGWLDATAGGVVQSGENVLDSARREAEEELGIAGVPFAEHGLFYFEEEQCRVWGALFSCVSHGPFALQEEEVAEVCWLTPEEITARCDEFTPDSLKALSLWLTRNNEQDYGKPLDNH
- the yfcE gene encoding phosphodiesterase, which produces MKLMFASDIHGSLPATERVLELFAQHGADWLILLGDLLNHGPRNALPAGYQPAQVAERLNRYSDKIIAVRGNCDSEVDQMLLTFPIEAPWQQVLLQKRRLFLTHGHLYHPSALPPLSRGDVLAYGHTHLPQAERQGEIYCFNPGSVSIPKGGFPASYGMLDRGTLRVLALDDGKVVAEVALTR